A part of Amblyraja radiata isolate CabotCenter1 chromosome 35, sAmbRad1.1.pri, whole genome shotgun sequence genomic DNA contains:
- the LOC116966102 gene encoding GEM-interacting protein isoform X3 — MCSCSDPLPVSGAALLPLSLDAMHRDQRGTESPGLWQQRRNSPTHGTPQLIELVRNFAHTLAQFKDVLQLYADVVVRHETVQERLAEMLLALELIIDHYPSLNPNNSLLETAALLVNMVHGLGAQDESNEKPRRFSEIFRELDAFEISFGNSTVDLFMTEAEDSLTVPEQSPVDESQVNEDFFPGCHDHKMEERDEFQTSAEEADAMLMKCVGGVESALQYTKHWTKYTKDLLLWMDKRTCAEIEFSKSLMKMAETSKNLINQEKSMPFQYTYTMALQHDIQQGTKSINTMSLMQHNTYIQPLMKIKNELEKQRREFKEQWQRELRRMNDSLTALRKSKHMYFQRSEEFEKAKQQSAKAEEDQFSLNMGGNNPGSASKTLEKRKRSKDDAQMKVHETEVHYKNCVHEANFRRNELEKTKVEIITQLRKLICSGDNILKVVSMNMFRMKEEQMQEVPRSMHSLHENLKLYEPAQKYYEFIQNLDKKPLSTESYEFEEFSTPSRRSSPTVRRKSSGPHRASASSGDFPNVPDEFDNKLMFHNTSGTKRGSSDSESTGASSESRSLDSPMSSPANFGRKLQKATMSGMSPDDLEERDGNQLQDNDLADLNETLRTPATFKNILLSKAAQTHRFRKLRAPTKCRECDSLIVVNGAECEECYLACHRKCLESIAILCGHRKLQTRIALFGVDFAHAPRETADEVPFIVRNCTAEIERRALSVQGIYRMNGSKIRIAKLRQSFENGRDLTDMSENSPHDITNLLTLYLRELPEPIVLFRLYDDFMKFAKELQQACDELKDSQSKGIPVTTDKVSQLVQQAKTLLHNLPASHYNTLEHVIRHLHRVAERCEENKMSSNNLGIIFGPTLIRPQAQDDAVSMTSLVNSGYQAQVVDFLIMQSNHMFELKQGPSSWTPATRNSPTEPGVNRAGEPLSSAKGRSQSSESLVLKRHSSEGYVSDKSSSNEALDDTQDQRRVSSDSGDVACVADDARSLDGQDSECDGGGGTGGTDTSPRCTFNRQPGKYQRYGLAKTRAVIPRTSALPIITANMPATVECPETVGVDMMPCGTDTRAKTSGSSRSSSPDGSGTLRRTGVKHKRFELTVGAARLVSKLQERRRAESTDGGHSLPGDLETERTASPNHQPQGSLETERTVAPNHQLQGSLETERTVPPNHQLQGSLETERTVPPNHGLQENLETERTAPSNRGSQGSLDTEPSPHMSAASGAGERAGSLETERRQDYRQAAVMGGVEAGAVVVVEHTDGDLNTNQSNNVTSEQGKEQRDVEKMLHILRQRQSLENREAFFV; from the exons GTTTAGGTGCTCAAGACGAAAGCAACGAGAAGCCAAGACGTTTCAGTGAAATATTCCGGGAGCTGGATGCATTTGAAATTTCCTTTGGAAACTC CACAGTGGACCTGTTCATGACAGAAGCAGAAGACAGCTTAACCGTGCCAGAACAATCTCCTGTGGACGAGAGTCAG GTGAATGAGGATTTCTTCCCGGGTTGCCATGACCACAAAATGGAGGAGAGAGATGAGTTCCAAACTTCAG CTGAGGAAGCTGATGCCATGCTGATGAAGTGTGTGGGTGGTGTTGAGTCTGCCCTGCAGTACACCAAGCACTGGACCAAGTACACAAAGGACCTGCTGTTGTGGATGGACAAGAGGACTTGTGCCG AGATTGAATTCTCAAAGAGCCTAATGAAAATGGCAGAAACAAGCAAGAACTTGATTAACCAGGAG AAATCCATGCCCTTCCAATACACCTACACGATGGCCTTGCAGCATGACATCCAACAAGGGACTAAGTCAATCAATACCATGAGTTTGATGCAGCATAATACATACATCCAG CCTCTAATGAAGATTAAAAACGAGTTGGAAAAACAACGGCGAGAATTCAAAGAGCAATGGCAGAGAGAATTACGCAGAATG AATGACAGCTTAACAGCGCTGCGGAAATCGAAACACATGTACTTCCAGCGCAGTGAGGaatttgaaaaagcaaagcagcAGAGTGCCAAGGCCGAGGAAGATCAGTTTTCACTCAATATGGGCGGAAACAATCCAGGTAGTGCCAGCAAGACTCTGGAGAAACGCAAACGGTCAAAGGACGATGCACAGATGAAG GTTCACGAGACTGAAGTACATTATAAGAACTGTGTTCATGAGGCCAACTTCAGACGCAATGAACTGGAGAAAACAAAAGTGGAGATAATAACGCAGCTACGCAAACTCATCTGCAGTGGCGACAACATTCTAAAAGTG GTGTCCATGAACATGTTCCGAATGAAGGAGGAACAGATGCAAGAGGTGCCACGTTCCATGCACTCGCTGCATGAGAATCTCAAACTATACGAGCCTGCCCAGAAATACTATGAATTTATTCAGAACTTGGACAAGAAGCCGCTGTCAACAGAGAGCTATGAATTTGAGGAGTTCTCTACCCCCAGCAGAAG GTCCTCTCCCACTGTAAGGAGAAAAAGTAGTGGTCCACATCGGGCATCAGCTTCCTCCGGCGACTTCCCAAATGTACCCGATGAGTTTGACAACAAACTTA TGTTTCATAATACAAGTGGAACGAAACGGGGCTCAAGCGATTCGGAAAGCACAGGAGCGAGTAGCGAGTCCCGATCCCTTGATTCACCGATGTCTAGTCCAG CTAATTTTGGAAGAAAATTACAAAAGGCCACAATGTCAGGGATGTCGCCAGATGATTtggaagagagagatgggaacCAGCTGCAAGATAATG ATCTGGCCGACTTGAACGAGACATTGAGAACACCAGCAACCTTCAAAAATATTTTGTTATCGAAAGCAGCACAGACACACCGATTTCGGAAGCTTCGAGCCCCAACCAAATGCCGAGAGTGTGACAGCCTTATTGTGGTGAATGGCGCTGAGTGTGAGGAG TGCTACCTGGCCTGTCATAGAAAATGCCTGGAGTCCATTGCCATCTTGTGTGGCCACCGCAAGCTTCAGACTAGGATCGCTCTCTTTGGAGTTGACTTTGCCCATGCACCGAGAGAGACAGCTGATGAGGTGCCCTTCATCGTCCGAAACTGCACGGCTGAGATCGAACGACGGGCTCTGAGTGTACAG GGAATCTATCGGATGAATGGATCAAAGATCCGCATCGCCAAACTGCGGCAGTCCTTTGAAAATGGCCGGGACCTCACCGACATGTCCGAGAACTCGCCTCACGACATCACAAACCTCTTAACCCTCTACCTTCGAGAG CTTCCTGAGCCAATTGTGCTCTTCAGACTCTACGATGACTTTATGAAGTTTGCCAAAGAGTTGCAACAGGCCTGTGATGAGCTGAAGGACAGTCAGTCCAAGGGAATACCAGTCACCACTGACAAAGTATCACAACTGGTGCAGCAGGCCAAGACCTTGTTGCACAACCTTCCAGCTTCCCACTACAACACTCTGGAGCACGTCATAAGGCATCTCCACAG AGTGGCGGAACGATGTGAAGAAAACAAGATGTCATCGAATAACCTGGGAATAATATTTGGCCCCACGCTCATCAGGCCTCAAGCTCAGGACGATGCTGTTTCAATGACGTCCCTGGTGAACTCAGGATATCAGGCCCAGGTGGTGGACTTCCTCATCATGCAGTCCAATCACATGTTTGAGCTCAAACAAGGTCCCAGTTCTTGGACTCCTGCAACGAGGAATTCCCCAACAGAGCCGGGCGTGAACAGGGCAGGCGAGCCCCTGAGCTCGGCAAAAGGCAGGAGCCAATCCTCAGAG AGCCTGGTTCTCAAGCGGCATTCGAGTGAAGGATACGTGTCAGACAAATCGTCATCAAACGAAGCCCTTGATGACACACAGGACCAGCGTAGGGTTAGTTCTGACAGCGGTGACGTGGCAT GTGTGGCGGATGATGCTCGATCTCTGGACGGCCAGGATTCGGAGTGTGACGGTGGTGGTGGTACTGGTGGCACAGACACCTCACCGCGATGTACCTTCAACCGGCAGCCGGGCAAGTACCAGCGCTACGGTCTGGCCAAGACCCGTGCGGTCATCCCCAGGACGTCTGCTCTGCCCATCATCACGGCTAACATGCCGGCGACAGTGGAGTGCCCGGAGACGGTGGGAGTGGACATGATGCCGTGCGGCACGGACACGAGGGCCAAGACCAGCGGCTCCAGCCGCAGCTCCTCGCCGGACGGCAGCGGCACCCTGCGTCGGACCGGCGTCAAACACAAGCGGTTCGAGTTGACGGTGGGCGCGGCACGGCTGGTGTCCAAGCTGCAGGAACGGCGGAGGGCGGAGAGCACCGACGGTGGGCACAGCCTGCCAGGGGACCTCGAAACCGAGCGCACCGCATCACCAAATCACCAACCACAGGGGAGCCTGGAAACAGAACGCACCGTGGCACCAAATCACCAACTACAGGGGAGCCTGGAAACAGAACGCACCGTGCCACCAAATCACCAACTACAGGGGAGCCTGGAAACAGAACGCACCGTGCCACCAAATCATGGCCTGCAGGAAAACCTCGAAACAGAGCGCACCGCCCCGTCAAACCGTGGCTCACAGGGGAGTCTTGACACAGAGCCATCGCCACACATGTCTGCAGCAAGTGGGGCTGGAGAGCGGGCGGGGAGCCTGGAAACAGAGCGGCGGCAGGATTACCGCCAGGCGGCGGTGATGGGCGGCGTGGAGGCCGGGGCGGT GGTGGTGGTGGAACACACGGATGGAGACCTCAACACCAACCAGTCCAACAACGTCACCAGCGAGCAGGGCAAGGAGCAGCGTGACGTGGAGAAGATGCTTCACATCCTGCGCCAGAGGCAGAGTCTGGAGAACAGGGAGGCCTTCTTTGTGTGA
- the LOC116966102 gene encoding GEM-interacting protein isoform X1 translates to MCSCSDPLPVSGAALLPLSLDAMHRDQRGTESPGLWQQRRNSPTHGTPQLIELVRNFAHTLAQFKDVLQLYADVVVRHETVQERLAEMLLALELIIDHYPSLNPNNSLLETAALLVNMVHGLGAQDESNEKPRRFSEIFRELDAFEISFGNSTVDLFMTEAEDSLTVPEQSPVDESQVNEDFFPGCHDHKMEERDEFQTSAEEADAMLMKCVGGVESALQYTKHWTKYTKDLLLWMDKRTCAEIEFSKSLMKMAETSKNLINQEKSMPFQYTYTMALQHDIQQGTKSINTMSLMQHNTYIQPLMKIKNELEKQRREFKEQWQRELRRMNDSLTALRKSKHMYFQRSEEFEKAKQQSAKAEEDQFSLNMGGNNPGSASKTLEKRKRSKDDAQMKVHETEVHYKNCVHEANFRRNELEKTKVEIITQLRKLICSGDNILKVVSMNMFRMKEEQMQEVPRSMHSLHENLKLYEPAQKYYEFIQNLDKKPLSTESYEFEEFSTPSRRSSPTVRRKSSGPHRASASSGDFPNVPDEFDNKLMFHNTSGTKRGSSDSESTGASSESRSLDSPMSSPANFGRKLQKATMSGMSPDDLEERDGNQLQDNDLADLNETLRTPATFKNILLSKAAQTHRFRKLRAPTKCRECDSLIVVNGAECEECYLACHRKCLESIAILCGHRKLQTRIALFGVDFAHAPRETADEVPFIVRNCTAEIERRALSVQGIYRMNGSKIRIAKLRQSFENGRDLTDMSENSPHDITNLLTLYLRELPEPIVLFRLYDDFMKFAKELQQACDELKDSQSKGIPVTTDKVSQLVQQAKTLLHNLPASHYNTLEHVIRHLHRVAERCEENKMSSNNLGIIFGPTLIRPQAQDDAVSMTSLVNSGYQAQVVDFLIMQSNHMFELKQGPSSWTPATRNSPTEPGVNRAGEPLSSAKGRSQSSESLVLKRHSSEGYVSDKSSSNEALDDTQDQRRVSSDSGDVACVADDARSLDGQDSECDGGGGTGGTDTSPRCTFNRQPGKYQRYGLAKTRAVIPRTSALPIITANMPATVECPETVGVDMMPCGTDTRAKTSGSSRSSSPDGSGTLRRTGVKHKRFELTVGAARLVSKLQERRRAESTDGGHSLPGDLETERTASPNHQPQGSLETERTVAPNHQLQGSLETERTVPPNHQLQGSLETERTVPPNHGLQENLETERTAPSNRGSQGSLDTEPSPHMSAASGAGERAGSLETERRQDYRQAAVMGGVEAGAVAGGVDAGPAAVAGHMEAGLAVVTSSVEAGPVVVEHTDGDLNTNQSNNVTSEQGKEQRDVEKMLHILRQRQSLENREAFFV, encoded by the exons GTTTAGGTGCTCAAGACGAAAGCAACGAGAAGCCAAGACGTTTCAGTGAAATATTCCGGGAGCTGGATGCATTTGAAATTTCCTTTGGAAACTC CACAGTGGACCTGTTCATGACAGAAGCAGAAGACAGCTTAACCGTGCCAGAACAATCTCCTGTGGACGAGAGTCAG GTGAATGAGGATTTCTTCCCGGGTTGCCATGACCACAAAATGGAGGAGAGAGATGAGTTCCAAACTTCAG CTGAGGAAGCTGATGCCATGCTGATGAAGTGTGTGGGTGGTGTTGAGTCTGCCCTGCAGTACACCAAGCACTGGACCAAGTACACAAAGGACCTGCTGTTGTGGATGGACAAGAGGACTTGTGCCG AGATTGAATTCTCAAAGAGCCTAATGAAAATGGCAGAAACAAGCAAGAACTTGATTAACCAGGAG AAATCCATGCCCTTCCAATACACCTACACGATGGCCTTGCAGCATGACATCCAACAAGGGACTAAGTCAATCAATACCATGAGTTTGATGCAGCATAATACATACATCCAG CCTCTAATGAAGATTAAAAACGAGTTGGAAAAACAACGGCGAGAATTCAAAGAGCAATGGCAGAGAGAATTACGCAGAATG AATGACAGCTTAACAGCGCTGCGGAAATCGAAACACATGTACTTCCAGCGCAGTGAGGaatttgaaaaagcaaagcagcAGAGTGCCAAGGCCGAGGAAGATCAGTTTTCACTCAATATGGGCGGAAACAATCCAGGTAGTGCCAGCAAGACTCTGGAGAAACGCAAACGGTCAAAGGACGATGCACAGATGAAG GTTCACGAGACTGAAGTACATTATAAGAACTGTGTTCATGAGGCCAACTTCAGACGCAATGAACTGGAGAAAACAAAAGTGGAGATAATAACGCAGCTACGCAAACTCATCTGCAGTGGCGACAACATTCTAAAAGTG GTGTCCATGAACATGTTCCGAATGAAGGAGGAACAGATGCAAGAGGTGCCACGTTCCATGCACTCGCTGCATGAGAATCTCAAACTATACGAGCCTGCCCAGAAATACTATGAATTTATTCAGAACTTGGACAAGAAGCCGCTGTCAACAGAGAGCTATGAATTTGAGGAGTTCTCTACCCCCAGCAGAAG GTCCTCTCCCACTGTAAGGAGAAAAAGTAGTGGTCCACATCGGGCATCAGCTTCCTCCGGCGACTTCCCAAATGTACCCGATGAGTTTGACAACAAACTTA TGTTTCATAATACAAGTGGAACGAAACGGGGCTCAAGCGATTCGGAAAGCACAGGAGCGAGTAGCGAGTCCCGATCCCTTGATTCACCGATGTCTAGTCCAG CTAATTTTGGAAGAAAATTACAAAAGGCCACAATGTCAGGGATGTCGCCAGATGATTtggaagagagagatgggaacCAGCTGCAAGATAATG ATCTGGCCGACTTGAACGAGACATTGAGAACACCAGCAACCTTCAAAAATATTTTGTTATCGAAAGCAGCACAGACACACCGATTTCGGAAGCTTCGAGCCCCAACCAAATGCCGAGAGTGTGACAGCCTTATTGTGGTGAATGGCGCTGAGTGTGAGGAG TGCTACCTGGCCTGTCATAGAAAATGCCTGGAGTCCATTGCCATCTTGTGTGGCCACCGCAAGCTTCAGACTAGGATCGCTCTCTTTGGAGTTGACTTTGCCCATGCACCGAGAGAGACAGCTGATGAGGTGCCCTTCATCGTCCGAAACTGCACGGCTGAGATCGAACGACGGGCTCTGAGTGTACAG GGAATCTATCGGATGAATGGATCAAAGATCCGCATCGCCAAACTGCGGCAGTCCTTTGAAAATGGCCGGGACCTCACCGACATGTCCGAGAACTCGCCTCACGACATCACAAACCTCTTAACCCTCTACCTTCGAGAG CTTCCTGAGCCAATTGTGCTCTTCAGACTCTACGATGACTTTATGAAGTTTGCCAAAGAGTTGCAACAGGCCTGTGATGAGCTGAAGGACAGTCAGTCCAAGGGAATACCAGTCACCACTGACAAAGTATCACAACTGGTGCAGCAGGCCAAGACCTTGTTGCACAACCTTCCAGCTTCCCACTACAACACTCTGGAGCACGTCATAAGGCATCTCCACAG AGTGGCGGAACGATGTGAAGAAAACAAGATGTCATCGAATAACCTGGGAATAATATTTGGCCCCACGCTCATCAGGCCTCAAGCTCAGGACGATGCTGTTTCAATGACGTCCCTGGTGAACTCAGGATATCAGGCCCAGGTGGTGGACTTCCTCATCATGCAGTCCAATCACATGTTTGAGCTCAAACAAGGTCCCAGTTCTTGGACTCCTGCAACGAGGAATTCCCCAACAGAGCCGGGCGTGAACAGGGCAGGCGAGCCCCTGAGCTCGGCAAAAGGCAGGAGCCAATCCTCAGAG AGCCTGGTTCTCAAGCGGCATTCGAGTGAAGGATACGTGTCAGACAAATCGTCATCAAACGAAGCCCTTGATGACACACAGGACCAGCGTAGGGTTAGTTCTGACAGCGGTGACGTGGCAT GTGTGGCGGATGATGCTCGATCTCTGGACGGCCAGGATTCGGAGTGTGACGGTGGTGGTGGTACTGGTGGCACAGACACCTCACCGCGATGTACCTTCAACCGGCAGCCGGGCAAGTACCAGCGCTACGGTCTGGCCAAGACCCGTGCGGTCATCCCCAGGACGTCTGCTCTGCCCATCATCACGGCTAACATGCCGGCGACAGTGGAGTGCCCGGAGACGGTGGGAGTGGACATGATGCCGTGCGGCACGGACACGAGGGCCAAGACCAGCGGCTCCAGCCGCAGCTCCTCGCCGGACGGCAGCGGCACCCTGCGTCGGACCGGCGTCAAACACAAGCGGTTCGAGTTGACGGTGGGCGCGGCACGGCTGGTGTCCAAGCTGCAGGAACGGCGGAGGGCGGAGAGCACCGACGGTGGGCACAGCCTGCCAGGGGACCTCGAAACCGAGCGCACCGCATCACCAAATCACCAACCACAGGGGAGCCTGGAAACAGAACGCACCGTGGCACCAAATCACCAACTACAGGGGAGCCTGGAAACAGAACGCACCGTGCCACCAAATCACCAACTACAGGGGAGCCTGGAAACAGAACGCACCGTGCCACCAAATCATGGCCTGCAGGAAAACCTCGAAACAGAGCGCACCGCCCCGTCAAACCGTGGCTCACAGGGGAGTCTTGACACAGAGCCATCGCCACACATGTCTGCAGCAAGTGGGGCTGGAGAGCGGGCGGGGAGCCTGGAAACAGAGCGGCGGCAGGATTACCGCCAGGCGGCGGTGATGGGCGGCGTGGAGGCCGGGGCGGTGGCGGGCGGCGTGGACGCCGGGCCGGCGGCGGTGGCGGGCCACATGGAGGCCGGGCTGGCGGTGGTGACCAGCAGCGTGGAGGCCGGGCCGGTGGTGGTGGAACACACGGATGGAGACCTCAACACCAACCAGTCCAACAACGTCACCAGCGAGCAGGGCAAGGAGCAGCGTGACGTGGAGAAGATGCTTCACATCCTGCGCCAGAGGCAGAGTCTGGAGAACAGGGAGGCCTTCTTTGTGTGA
- the LOC116966102 gene encoding GEM-interacting protein isoform X2, giving the protein MCSCSDPLPVSGAALLPLSLDAMHRDQRGTESPGLWQQRRNSPTHGTPQLIELVRNFAHTLAQFKDVLQLYDVVVRHETVQERLAEMLLALELIIDHYPSLNPNNSLLETAALLVNMVHGLGAQDESNEKPRRFSEIFRELDAFEISFGNSTVDLFMTEAEDSLTVPEQSPVDESQVNEDFFPGCHDHKMEERDEFQTSAEEADAMLMKCVGGVESALQYTKHWTKYTKDLLLWMDKRTCAEIEFSKSLMKMAETSKNLINQEKSMPFQYTYTMALQHDIQQGTKSINTMSLMQHNTYIQPLMKIKNELEKQRREFKEQWQRELRRMNDSLTALRKSKHMYFQRSEEFEKAKQQSAKAEEDQFSLNMGGNNPGSASKTLEKRKRSKDDAQMKVHETEVHYKNCVHEANFRRNELEKTKVEIITQLRKLICSGDNILKVVSMNMFRMKEEQMQEVPRSMHSLHENLKLYEPAQKYYEFIQNLDKKPLSTESYEFEEFSTPSRRSSPTVRRKSSGPHRASASSGDFPNVPDEFDNKLMFHNTSGTKRGSSDSESTGASSESRSLDSPMSSPANFGRKLQKATMSGMSPDDLEERDGNQLQDNDLADLNETLRTPATFKNILLSKAAQTHRFRKLRAPTKCRECDSLIVVNGAECEECYLACHRKCLESIAILCGHRKLQTRIALFGVDFAHAPRETADEVPFIVRNCTAEIERRALSVQGIYRMNGSKIRIAKLRQSFENGRDLTDMSENSPHDITNLLTLYLRELPEPIVLFRLYDDFMKFAKELQQACDELKDSQSKGIPVTTDKVSQLVQQAKTLLHNLPASHYNTLEHVIRHLHRVAERCEENKMSSNNLGIIFGPTLIRPQAQDDAVSMTSLVNSGYQAQVVDFLIMQSNHMFELKQGPSSWTPATRNSPTEPGVNRAGEPLSSAKGRSQSSESLVLKRHSSEGYVSDKSSSNEALDDTQDQRRVSSDSGDVACVADDARSLDGQDSECDGGGGTGGTDTSPRCTFNRQPGKYQRYGLAKTRAVIPRTSALPIITANMPATVECPETVGVDMMPCGTDTRAKTSGSSRSSSPDGSGTLRRTGVKHKRFELTVGAARLVSKLQERRRAESTDGGHSLPGDLETERTASPNHQPQGSLETERTVAPNHQLQGSLETERTVPPNHQLQGSLETERTVPPNHGLQENLETERTAPSNRGSQGSLDTEPSPHMSAASGAGERAGSLETERRQDYRQAAVMGGVEAGAVAGGVDAGPAAVAGHMEAGLAVVTSSVEAGPVVVEHTDGDLNTNQSNNVTSEQGKEQRDVEKMLHILRQRQSLENREAFFV; this is encoded by the exons GTTTAGGTGCTCAAGACGAAAGCAACGAGAAGCCAAGACGTTTCAGTGAAATATTCCGGGAGCTGGATGCATTTGAAATTTCCTTTGGAAACTC CACAGTGGACCTGTTCATGACAGAAGCAGAAGACAGCTTAACCGTGCCAGAACAATCTCCTGTGGACGAGAGTCAG GTGAATGAGGATTTCTTCCCGGGTTGCCATGACCACAAAATGGAGGAGAGAGATGAGTTCCAAACTTCAG CTGAGGAAGCTGATGCCATGCTGATGAAGTGTGTGGGTGGTGTTGAGTCTGCCCTGCAGTACACCAAGCACTGGACCAAGTACACAAAGGACCTGCTGTTGTGGATGGACAAGAGGACTTGTGCCG AGATTGAATTCTCAAAGAGCCTAATGAAAATGGCAGAAACAAGCAAGAACTTGATTAACCAGGAG AAATCCATGCCCTTCCAATACACCTACACGATGGCCTTGCAGCATGACATCCAACAAGGGACTAAGTCAATCAATACCATGAGTTTGATGCAGCATAATACATACATCCAG CCTCTAATGAAGATTAAAAACGAGTTGGAAAAACAACGGCGAGAATTCAAAGAGCAATGGCAGAGAGAATTACGCAGAATG AATGACAGCTTAACAGCGCTGCGGAAATCGAAACACATGTACTTCCAGCGCAGTGAGGaatttgaaaaagcaaagcagcAGAGTGCCAAGGCCGAGGAAGATCAGTTTTCACTCAATATGGGCGGAAACAATCCAGGTAGTGCCAGCAAGACTCTGGAGAAACGCAAACGGTCAAAGGACGATGCACAGATGAAG GTTCACGAGACTGAAGTACATTATAAGAACTGTGTTCATGAGGCCAACTTCAGACGCAATGAACTGGAGAAAACAAAAGTGGAGATAATAACGCAGCTACGCAAACTCATCTGCAGTGGCGACAACATTCTAAAAGTG GTGTCCATGAACATGTTCCGAATGAAGGAGGAACAGATGCAAGAGGTGCCACGTTCCATGCACTCGCTGCATGAGAATCTCAAACTATACGAGCCTGCCCAGAAATACTATGAATTTATTCAGAACTTGGACAAGAAGCCGCTGTCAACAGAGAGCTATGAATTTGAGGAGTTCTCTACCCCCAGCAGAAG GTCCTCTCCCACTGTAAGGAGAAAAAGTAGTGGTCCACATCGGGCATCAGCTTCCTCCGGCGACTTCCCAAATGTACCCGATGAGTTTGACAACAAACTTA TGTTTCATAATACAAGTGGAACGAAACGGGGCTCAAGCGATTCGGAAAGCACAGGAGCGAGTAGCGAGTCCCGATCCCTTGATTCACCGATGTCTAGTCCAG CTAATTTTGGAAGAAAATTACAAAAGGCCACAATGTCAGGGATGTCGCCAGATGATTtggaagagagagatgggaacCAGCTGCAAGATAATG ATCTGGCCGACTTGAACGAGACATTGAGAACACCAGCAACCTTCAAAAATATTTTGTTATCGAAAGCAGCACAGACACACCGATTTCGGAAGCTTCGAGCCCCAACCAAATGCCGAGAGTGTGACAGCCTTATTGTGGTGAATGGCGCTGAGTGTGAGGAG TGCTACCTGGCCTGTCATAGAAAATGCCTGGAGTCCATTGCCATCTTGTGTGGCCACCGCAAGCTTCAGACTAGGATCGCTCTCTTTGGAGTTGACTTTGCCCATGCACCGAGAGAGACAGCTGATGAGGTGCCCTTCATCGTCCGAAACTGCACGGCTGAGATCGAACGACGGGCTCTGAGTGTACAG GGAATCTATCGGATGAATGGATCAAAGATCCGCATCGCCAAACTGCGGCAGTCCTTTGAAAATGGCCGGGACCTCACCGACATGTCCGAGAACTCGCCTCACGACATCACAAACCTCTTAACCCTCTACCTTCGAGAG CTTCCTGAGCCAATTGTGCTCTTCAGACTCTACGATGACTTTATGAAGTTTGCCAAAGAGTTGCAACAGGCCTGTGATGAGCTGAAGGACAGTCAGTCCAAGGGAATACCAGTCACCACTGACAAAGTATCACAACTGGTGCAGCAGGCCAAGACCTTGTTGCACAACCTTCCAGCTTCCCACTACAACACTCTGGAGCACGTCATAAGGCATCTCCACAG AGTGGCGGAACGATGTGAAGAAAACAAGATGTCATCGAATAACCTGGGAATAATATTTGGCCCCACGCTCATCAGGCCTCAAGCTCAGGACGATGCTGTTTCAATGACGTCCCTGGTGAACTCAGGATATCAGGCCCAGGTGGTGGACTTCCTCATCATGCAGTCCAATCACATGTTTGAGCTCAAACAAGGTCCCAGTTCTTGGACTCCTGCAACGAGGAATTCCCCAACAGAGCCGGGCGTGAACAGGGCAGGCGAGCCCCTGAGCTCGGCAAAAGGCAGGAGCCAATCCTCAGAG AGCCTGGTTCTCAAGCGGCATTCGAGTGAAGGATACGTGTCAGACAAATCGTCATCAAACGAAGCCCTTGATGACACACAGGACCAGCGTAGGGTTAGTTCTGACAGCGGTGACGTGGCAT GTGTGGCGGATGATGCTCGATCTCTGGACGGCCAGGATTCGGAGTGTGACGGTGGTGGTGGTACTGGTGGCACAGACACCTCACCGCGATGTACCTTCAACCGGCAGCCGGGCAAGTACCAGCGCTACGGTCTGGCCAAGACCCGTGCGGTCATCCCCAGGACGTCTGCTCTGCCCATCATCACGGCTAACATGCCGGCGACAGTGGAGTGCCCGGAGACGGTGGGAGTGGACATGATGCCGTGCGGCACGGACACGAGGGCCAAGACCAGCGGCTCCAGCCGCAGCTCCTCGCCGGACGGCAGCGGCACCCTGCGTCGGACCGGCGTCAAACACAAGCGGTTCGAGTTGACGGTGGGCGCGGCACGGCTGGTGTCCAAGCTGCAGGAACGGCGGAGGGCGGAGAGCACCGACGGTGGGCACAGCCTGCCAGGGGACCTCGAAACCGAGCGCACCGCATCACCAAATCACCAACCACAGGGGAGCCTGGAAACAGAACGCACCGTGGCACCAAATCACCAACTACAGGGGAGCCTGGAAACAGAACGCACCGTGCCACCAAATCACCAACTACAGGGGAGCCTGGAAACAGAACGCACCGTGCCACCAAATCATGGCCTGCAGGAAAACCTCGAAACAGAGCGCACCGCCCCGTCAAACCGTGGCTCACAGGGGAGTCTTGACACAGAGCCATCGCCACACATGTCTGCAGCAAGTGGGGCTGGAGAGCGGGCGGGGAGCCTGGAAACAGAGCGGCGGCAGGATTACCGCCAGGCGGCGGTGATGGGCGGCGTGGAGGCCGGGGCGGTGGCGGGCGGCGTGGACGCCGGGCCGGCGGCGGTGGCGGGCCACATGGAGGCCGGGCTGGCGGTGGTGACCAGCAGCGTGGAGGCCGGGCCGGTGGTGGTGGAACACACGGATGGAGACCTCAACACCAACCAGTCCAACAACGTCACCAGCGAGCAGGGCAAGGAGCAGCGTGACGTGGAGAAGATGCTTCACATCCTGCGCCAGAGGCAGAGTCTGGAGAACAGGGAGGCCTTCTTTGTGTGA